One Mycobacterium sp. SMC-4 DNA window includes the following coding sequences:
- the trpD gene encoding anthranilate phosphoribosyltransferase — protein sequence MILGRLTTSQALLPGQTGWAMDQIMSGTATPAQIAAFGVAMRMKRPTSAEVTEMADIMLQHARRVPTDSIGTATVDIVGTGGDGANTVNLSTMAAMVVAAAGVPVVKHGNRAASSLSGGADTLEALGLRIDLGPEEVARCVSEVGIGFAFAPQFHPSYRHAGAVRREIGVPTVFNLLGPLTNPATPRAGLIGCAWPDLSEVMAGVFAARGSSVLVVHGDDGLDELTTTTTSTIWRVQAGTVERLTFDPAAFGFARAEISELVGGDAESNAAEARAVLGGAKGPVRDAVLLNAAGAMVAYAGLSSDAKWVPAWESGLTRAKDAIDSGAAEQLLARWVRFTQQL from the coding sequence ATGATCTTGGGCCGGTTGACCACCAGCCAGGCACTGCTACCAGGACAGACAGGCTGGGCGATGGATCAGATCATGTCCGGGACCGCTACCCCGGCGCAGATCGCTGCGTTCGGCGTTGCGATGAGGATGAAGCGGCCCACGTCGGCAGAAGTCACTGAGATGGCCGACATCATGCTCCAACACGCGCGGCGAGTGCCGACAGACAGCATCGGCACCGCGACAGTGGACATCGTGGGAACCGGCGGTGACGGCGCGAACACCGTCAATTTGTCGACGATGGCCGCCATGGTGGTGGCCGCGGCCGGAGTGCCGGTGGTCAAGCACGGCAACCGCGCCGCGTCATCGCTGTCCGGTGGTGCGGACACGCTCGAAGCGCTCGGACTGCGCATCGATCTGGGTCCCGAGGAGGTGGCGCGCTGCGTCTCCGAGGTCGGCATCGGTTTCGCGTTCGCGCCTCAGTTCCATCCGTCCTACCGGCATGCCGGCGCGGTGCGACGCGAGATCGGTGTGCCCACGGTGTTCAACCTGCTCGGCCCGCTGACCAACCCGGCGACCCCACGTGCAGGTCTGATCGGTTGCGCCTGGCCCGACCTGTCGGAGGTGATGGCCGGCGTGTTCGCCGCGCGGGGCTCCAGCGTGTTGGTGGTGCATGGCGACGACGGTCTCGACGAGTTGACGACGACCACGACCAGCACGATCTGGCGGGTTCAGGCAGGCACGGTGGAGCGGTTGACCTTCGATCCGGCGGCGTTCGGTTTCGCCCGTGCCGAAATCTCCGAGCTGGTCGGCGGCGACGCCGAGTCGAACGCGGCGGAGGCCCGCGCCGTGCTGGGTGGGGCGAAGGGGCCGGTCCGGGATGCGGTGCTGCTCAACGCCGCCGGCGCAATGGTCGCGTACGCCGGGTTATCCAGCGACGCCAAGTGGGTCCCGGCCTGGGAGTCCGGCTTGACGAGAGCCAAGGACGCGATCGACTCCGGCGCGGCCGAACAACTGCTCGCGCGGTGGGTGCGGTTCACCCAGCAGCTCTGA
- a CDS encoding heme-copper oxidase subunit III yields MTSAVGTSGTAITSRVHSLNRPNMVSVGTIVWLSSELMFFAGLFAMYFTARAQSGGEWPPPPTELNLALAVPVTLVLIASSFTCQMGVFAAERGDVFGLRRWYTLTLAMGTFFVLGQGYEYIHLVDHGTSISSSAYGTVFYLATGFHGLHVIGGLIAFVLLLARTKMSKFTPAQATAAIVVSYYWHFVDIVWIALFAVIYFVR; encoded by the coding sequence GTGACGAGCGCTGTAGGTACTTCGGGAACCGCCATCACGTCGCGCGTACATTCGCTGAACCGGCCGAATATGGTCAGTGTTGGCACGATCGTCTGGCTTTCCAGTGAGTTGATGTTCTTTGCTGGACTGTTTGCGATGTACTTCACCGCGCGTGCTCAGTCCGGGGGCGAATGGCCGCCGCCGCCAACGGAGTTGAACCTCGCGCTGGCCGTGCCGGTGACGCTGGTGCTCATCGCGTCGTCGTTCACCTGCCAGATGGGCGTGTTCGCCGCCGAGCGCGGCGATGTGTTCGGGCTGCGTCGCTGGTACACCCTGACGCTGGCCATGGGCACCTTCTTCGTCCTCGGCCAGGGCTACGAATACATACACCTGGTCGACCACGGAACCTCGATCTCCAGCAGCGCCTACGGCACCGTGTTCTACCTGGCCACCGGCTTCCACGGCTTGCACGTGATCGGCGGACTCATCGCGTTCGTGCTGCTGCTCGCCCGCACAAAAATGAGCAAGTTCACCCCGGCGCAGGCCACCGCGGCAATCGTGGTGTCGTACTACTGGCACTTCGTCGACATCGTGTGGATCGCCTTGTTCGCCGTCATCTACTTCGTCCGATGA